One Apostichopus japonicus isolate 1M-3 chromosome 7, ASM3797524v1, whole genome shotgun sequence genomic region harbors:
- the LOC139969415 gene encoding gamma-glutamyl hydrolase-like isoform X2 has protein sequence MTQETPSELSQYGSTYLPATYVKFVESSGARVVPIFVNQSDSEYEDLFQSLNGLLLPGGVLDDQLMTSGYGRAGKMFYDLAKKKYDENGDLFPILGICQGYELLTRLAAGEDLLVSLESNDENLNLTMSQGYRNSRIFGDAADWILEALQNYAVTYNYHSFSVTPQDFNNSQPLRNTFKIVSTSRNDEARDFVSIIEGNGYPFYGIQFHPEKPIFVSSPETNIKHDVLSVNVSRYFADFFVSEARKSNHSFESIQEESAALIYNFNTVNLNGLENLDDVYFFQVPQNNTTH, from the exons ATGACGCAGGAAACCCCGTCTGAACTGAGTCAGTATGGGTCAACTTACCTCCCAGCTACCTATGTCAAGTTCGTCGAGTCATCGGGTGCCAGGGTAGTCCCAATCTTCGTTAACCAGAGTGACAGCGAGTATGAAGATTTGTTCCAATCCTTAAATGG CCTTTTGCTGCCAGGAGGTGTACTCGATGATCAGCTGATGACGTCAGGCTATGGGAGAGCTGGGAAAATGTTCTACGATCTAGCCAAAAAA aAATATGACGAAAACGGTGACTTATTCCCAATATTGGGTATATGTCAAGGGTACGAGTTACTGACGCGTCTGGCTGCTGGTGAAGATTTGTTGGTATCTCTCGAGTCGAATGATGAAAACCTTAACTTAACAATGAGTCAGG GTTACCGTAACAGCCGAATTTTTGGTGATGCCGCTGATTGGATATTAGAAGCCCTGCAGAACTACGCAGTCACTTACAACTACCATAGTTTCAGCGTGACACCACAG GATTTTAACAATTCCCAGCCGTTGAGGAATACCTTTAAAATCGTGTCTACCAGCCGGAACGATGAGGCGAGAGACTTTGTCTCAATAATTGAAG GAAATGGTTATCCATTTTACGGAATCCAATTCCACCCAGAGAAACCAATCTTCGTTTCGTCACCTGAAACCAACATAAAGCATGACGTCTTGTCTGTTAATGTTTCTAGATACTTCGCTGATTTCTTCGTTAGTGAAG ctCGAAAAAGCAATCACTCTTTCGAGTCAATTCAAGAAGAATCTGCAGCCTTGATTTACAATTTCAACACCGTGAACCTAAATGGGTTGGAAAACCTAGATGACGTGTATTTCTTTCAAGTTCCACAAAATAACACTACGCACTGA
- the LOC139969415 gene encoding gamma-glutamyl hydrolase-like isoform X1: protein MDSERCFVSLNVILCIYLSVGEATFNNRPIIGIMTQETPSELSQYGSTYLPATYVKFVESSGARVVPIFVNQSDSEYEDLFQSLNGLLLPGGVLDDQLMTSGYGRAGKMFYDLAKKKYDENGDLFPILGICQGYELLTRLAAGEDLLVSLESNDENLNLTMSQGYRNSRIFGDAADWILEALQNYAVTYNYHSFSVTPQDFNNSQPLRNTFKIVSTSRNDEARDFVSIIEGNGYPFYGIQFHPEKPIFVSSPETNIKHDVLSVNVSRYFADFFVSEARKSNHSFESIQEESAALIYNFNTVNLNGLENLDDVYFFQVPQNNTTH, encoded by the exons ATGGACAGTGAAAGATGTTTCGTGTCGTTGAatgttatattatgtatataccTTTCTGTTGGAGAAGCGACTTTTAATAACAGACCAATTATCG GAATTATGACGCAGGAAACCCCGTCTGAACTGAGTCAGTATGGGTCAACTTACCTCCCAGCTACCTATGTCAAGTTCGTCGAGTCATCGGGTGCCAGGGTAGTCCCAATCTTCGTTAACCAGAGTGACAGCGAGTATGAAGATTTGTTCCAATCCTTAAATGG CCTTTTGCTGCCAGGAGGTGTACTCGATGATCAGCTGATGACGTCAGGCTATGGGAGAGCTGGGAAAATGTTCTACGATCTAGCCAAAAAA aAATATGACGAAAACGGTGACTTATTCCCAATATTGGGTATATGTCAAGGGTACGAGTTACTGACGCGTCTGGCTGCTGGTGAAGATTTGTTGGTATCTCTCGAGTCGAATGATGAAAACCTTAACTTAACAATGAGTCAGG GTTACCGTAACAGCCGAATTTTTGGTGATGCCGCTGATTGGATATTAGAAGCCCTGCAGAACTACGCAGTCACTTACAACTACCATAGTTTCAGCGTGACACCACAG GATTTTAACAATTCCCAGCCGTTGAGGAATACCTTTAAAATCGTGTCTACCAGCCGGAACGATGAGGCGAGAGACTTTGTCTCAATAATTGAAG GAAATGGTTATCCATTTTACGGAATCCAATTCCACCCAGAGAAACCAATCTTCGTTTCGTCACCTGAAACCAACATAAAGCATGACGTCTTGTCTGTTAATGTTTCTAGATACTTCGCTGATTTCTTCGTTAGTGAAG ctCGAAAAAGCAATCACTCTTTCGAGTCAATTCAAGAAGAATCTGCAGCCTTGATTTACAATTTCAACACCGTGAACCTAAATGGGTTGGAAAACCTAGATGACGTGTATTTCTTTCAAGTTCCACAAAATAACACTACGCACTGA